The DNA segment ATCGGCGCCGGCACCATGGGCAATGGTATCGCCCAGGTGTGTGCCGTGGCGGGCTTCCAGGTGCTGGTCATCGACGTTTCGGACGCTGCCCTGGAACGCGGCGTGGCGACCCTGAGCAAGAACCTCGAACGCCAGGTCAACAAAGGTACCCTCGCCGCTGATCAGGCCGAGGCGGCCAAGACGCGGATCCGCACCAGTACCGACTACGCCGCCCTGAGCAGCGCGCAGTTGGTGATCGAGGCCGCGACTGAGAACCTTGAGCTGAAGCTGCGCATCCTCAAGCAGGTGGCCGCCAACGTTGGCGCCGATTGCCTGATCGCCACCAACACCTCGTCGCTGTCGGTCACCCAGTTGGCCGCAAGCATCGAGCACCCTGAGCGCTTCATCGGCGTGCACTTCTTCAACCCGGTGCCGATGATGGCGCTGGTCGAGATCATTCGTGGCCTGCAAACCAGCGACAGTACCTACGCCCAGGCCTTGCTGGTGACCGAGAAGCTCGGCAAGACGCCCATCACCGCCGGCAATCGCCCAGGTTTTGTGGTCAACCGCATCCTGGTACCGATGATCAACGAGGCGATCTTCGTCCGTCAGGAGGGCCTGGCCAGCGCCGAGGATATCGATACCGGCATGCGCCTTGGCTGCAACCAACCGATCGGCCCGCTGGCATTGGCTGACCTGATTGGCCTGGACACGCTGCTGGCGATCATGGAGGCCTTCCATGAGGGCTTCAACGACAGCAAGTACCGCCCTGCCCCGCTGCTCAAGGAAATGGTCGCCGCCGGGTACTTGGGGCGCAAGAGTGGCCGCGGGTTCTTCACCTACTGATGGAGCGAGTGCCATGCCAGTCAACGCTGCCCTGCGCTGTGCCAACTTCGATGAGCGTCGCGACAAGGCCATGGCACTGTTTGCCGAAAAAGGCTTCGGCCAGGTCAGCATGCGCGAGCTGGCGGCGCATGTCGGCCTGACGGCAGGCTCGCTGTACCACCACTTCCCCAGTAAACAGGACTTGCTCTACGACCTGATCGAGGAGTTGTACGAGGAGCTGCAAGCGACCCTCGATCAAGGGCGACGGGCTTTGGCGCGAGGCAAGCCGGTGTTGGCAAGCCTGGTAGCCGCGCATTGGCAACTGCATGCCGAACGGCCGCTGCAGTTTCGCCTGGCCGAGCGCGACCTGTGCTGCCTGAGCGAAGGCCAGCAAGCGCGTTTGCTGGTCGCTCGCAAGCGTTACGAGGCGGGCTTGTTACACCTGATTGCGCCCAAGGCCTCGTTGGCAGGTGAGAGGCTGGCAGCCACTGCGCATGTGCTGGCGACCCTGCTCAATCAGTTGCCAGGGTGGCTGCATGGCCGGGGCTTGCCCGCAGATCAGAGCCTTGCGCTGATGGAGAGTGTGTTGCTGGGTGGGATCGAGCGGACCTTGCGCTAGGCTGTGCCGCCCTTATCGCGGGGCAAGCCCGCTCCCACACAACCTCCTCAACCCGTGTAGGAGCGGGCTTGCCCGCGATGAGGCCACCCCACGTCAGCTTCAGGACGCCGCCGAAACCTCTTCAGCAGGTTCTTCCCGGCTGGCATAACGCTGCGCCAACACCGCACAGACCATCAACTGGATCTGGTGGAACAGCATCAACGGCAAGATCATTGCGCCAATTCCACTGCCAACGAACAGTACCTGCGCCATCGGCACGCCGGTGGCCAAGCTCTTCTTCGAGCCGGCAAACAGGATCGTGATCTGATCCTCGACATTGAACCCCAGCACCCGTCCCAGCAGTCGCGTGCCCACCAGCACCACGGCCAACAGAATCCCGCAGACCGCAAACAACCCCGCCAGATGCTGCGCCGACACGGTATGCCAAAGGCCGGTGACCACCGCCTCGCTGAACGCGGTGTAGACCACCAGCAAAATCGAGCCTTGATCGACCAGTTTCAGCCAGCGTGCATTGCGCTTGACCCAATCACCGATCCAGCGTCGGGCAATCTGCCCGGCCACGAACGGCACCAGCAGTTGCAGGGTGATCTTCAGCACCGCATCGAGGCCCGAGCCGGTATCGCCGTCGGCACCAAGCAGCAGCATCACCAGCAATGGCGTCAGGAAGATCCCTAACAAGCTGGAAGCGGCCGCGCTGCAGATCGCAGCAGGTATGTTGCCCCGCGCAAGCGAGGTGAAGGCAATCGCCGACTGCACTGTGGCTGGCAAGGCGCACAGGTACAACACGCCCAGGTACAGCTCGTTGCCCACCAACGGCACGAACAGTGGCTTGAACGCCAGCCCCAGCAGCGGGAACATCACGAACGTGCAGGAGAACACCAGCAGGTGCAGCCGCCAGTGGCTGGCACCGGCAATGATCGCCTCGCGCGATAGTTTGGCGCCGTGCAGGAAGAACAGCAGGCCGATGGCCAGGTTGGTCAGCCAGCCGAACATCACCGCGCCCTCGCCTGAGCACGGCAGCACGCTGGCAATCAACACCACCCCAAGCAGGGCCAAGGTGAAGTTGTCGAATAACATGCGCAAATACTTCATTCCGGGTTCCGTCTTGTCATTGTGCGAATGCAGACGATAAGGTCTGGCCCTCTTTATCGCTAACGCCGGAACCCCTAGCAGTGTCGCCCAACGGACACTGCACGCATCAGGCAAGGAAAACCCATGCGCAATCGCCCCACCCCTCTGCTCATGCTGGGCCTAGCGCTCTCCCTGAGCAGTGCCCAAGCCCTGGCAGACAACCTGCAATCAAAGGTCGATGCGATCATTGAACCGCTCATGCGCGACCATGCCATTGCCGGCATGGCAGTGGCGGTGTTCGCCAATGGCCAGGAGCACTACTTCACCTACGGCCTGGCCAACAAGCAAGACCGCCAGCCGGTAAACCGCGAAACACTGTTCGAAGTCGGCTCGCTGAGCAAGACCTACACCGCCACCCTCGCAGCCCTGGCCAGTGCCGAAGGCAAGCTTGATCTGAACGCCCCTGCCAGTCGCTACCAACCGGCCCTGGCGGGTGCGCCACTGGGCAAGGCCAGCGTGCTGGAATTTGGCGCCTACAGTGCCGACTGCCTGCCGTTGCAATTCCCGGATGAGGTCACCACCGCTGCCCAGGTGCTGGCGTTCTACCAACAATGGCCACCCCGTAGCGAGCAGGGCACTCAGCGTTGCTATTCAAACCCAAGTCTTGGGCTGTTTGGCGATCTGGCCGCGCGCGCCCAGCAGCGCCCGTTTGCCGAGTTGATGACGCAAACCGTGCTGCCGCAACTGGGCTTGAAGCACACGTACCTGGCGGTTCCCGCTGCGGCGCAGGGCCTCTACGCGCAGGGCTACGATGCGCAGGACCGAGCGGTGCGGGTCAATCCTGGACCTTTCGCCGATGAGGCCTACGGCATCAAAACCGATGTGGTCGATGCAATGCGCTACGTGCGCCTGCAACTGCAGCCCGAGCGCCTCAGCCCAACGCTCAAGCACGCCATCGCCATCACCCACACCGGCTACTTCCAGGTCGGCGCCATGACCCAGGGCCTTGGCTGGGAGCGCTACCCCTACCCGGTCAGCCTCGACACCCTGCGCAAGGGTAATGGCGCAGACTTTGCTCTCAAGCCCCAGGCTACCCAGCGGCTGCTGCCGGGAAGCCCTGCAGCGCAAGCCGCCTGGTACAACAAGACCGGTTCTACCGCAGGCTTTGGCGCTTACGTCGCCTTTATCCCATCCAAGGGCATGGGTGTTGCCCTGCTCGCCAACCGCAACTACCCCAACGAGGCCCGGGTGGAGGCTGCATATCGCATCCTCACGCAGATGCAGGCGCCTGAATAATCTAGCTTTTAGCGCTGTTCGGGTGCTTCACGCAGGGCGCTGTCGAGAGGATTGTCAGACAAGATGTAGTGAGAAAAAATATTCACTACAAAACTGTTGACGACGTGAATCGGCCTTGGGCATGATGAAGCCGTCTCCCTGATCGGGAGCGGTGGCAAGGGTGTTCCAGACGGCCTGCGCGGTAACGCAGGCCGTCCGTGGAGAGGGAACTGTCCAAAAGGCAGCGTGAGAAAGCCCCTGTTGCAATGCTGCTGTAGCAGCCTTGGTAGCGCGCTACATGGGTAGCGCCAAGTGTGAAATCACTCATCGACGGGTAATGGGGGCTTTATGATGAACTTGAACGACAAACCGACTATCGACCAATTGGCCCAGCTGTTCGCCGCGCGCAAGGACAGCCTTGACGACCACCTGCTGTGGCTCAGCCAGACCGGCGAGGTACGCCTCGACCGCCTGCCGCCGAACAGCGTCGAAGATCAATTCGAAGCGGACCTGCCAACCATGCGCGCCCGCTTTAAGGTCTACCGCCGTGGCCAAGGCTACGTCGGCAAGAAAGCCGCCGCCGACACCGAGTTCGTTGGCCGCGTGCTGCAGACCCTGCAACAAGAATGGCCCGCCGCCCGTGAGCGGCAGGCAGTCAAGGTGATCGACCCACTGAACTGAGTTGTCCACCGCTACTTGAGCCCGGCCCGCAAAGGCCGGGCTTTTTCATGGGCGGTTTCGCCGGTTCTGCAACCGCCGTCCTTCAGGCCTGAAGCCTAGGCCGCTGCACTTGTGGCAGTGGCAAGGCGCCGGTGGCCAGCGCCCGCCCCCGCTCGACGCCCCAGACCAGCGCTCGTGTCATGGTCTCGCCTGGACGCGTCGGATGATACTCTTCGTGCAACGCGGCACCGTTCTTGGCATACAGCCCCAGGAATAACTGGGTGGCACCCAGGCGTGACAGGCGCACCTGCACATCGATGCTGGTGCCGTCACTGAGTTCTTCATCGTGGCTGCGACTGTGCAACTGCGCATCGGCCCACTGCCAGTAGGCCTCTTCCCTGATTCGCATCGAAATCAATCCTCCATTGGCGAAATGCCGCGCAAGAAGACCACAGCATCGAGTCGCGTGCGAGGGCAACACGCCGATACCATGAGCAGGATCAACAAAGGCAAAAAAAACCCCGCCATTGAGCGGGGCGTTGGCGGTCGGCTTACTTCTTGGTCGGCACCCGTGGGGTAAAGCGACCCTTCTTGCTGCGCTGCAGCGACGCAGGCTGCAGCTGCTCCGATTCGTCCAGGGTCATGTTGGCAAAGCCCAGGCGAAAAGCCGTCTGGCCGCAACGGACTTGGCTGTTGATCGGGAATGCATCATTCATGTCTTCGAAAAAGGATTCGCTCATGCCCTGTCTCCCTCCAGAGGTGACCGTGTCGGCAAGCAGCGTACTTGCCTAGATGAACAGCGGCCTGTTGAAGTGAGACTAGCCGGTCATTCTCGGACCGCCCGGACAAAACCCACGGACCCGACC comes from the Pseudomonas urmiensis genome and includes:
- the ampC gene encoding class C beta-lactamase produces the protein MRNRPTPLLMLGLALSLSSAQALADNLQSKVDAIIEPLMRDHAIAGMAVAVFANGQEHYFTYGLANKQDRQPVNRETLFEVGSLSKTYTATLAALASAEGKLDLNAPASRYQPALAGAPLGKASVLEFGAYSADCLPLQFPDEVTTAAQVLAFYQQWPPRSEQGTQRCYSNPSLGLFGDLAARAQQRPFAELMTQTVLPQLGLKHTYLAVPAAAQGLYAQGYDAQDRAVRVNPGPFADEAYGIKTDVVDAMRYVRLQLQPERLSPTLKHAIAITHTGYFQVGAMTQGLGWERYPYPVSLDTLRKGNGADFALKPQATQRLLPGSPAAQAAWYNKTGSTAGFGAYVAFIPSKGMGVALLANRNYPNEARVEAAYRILTQMQAPE
- a CDS encoding 3-hydroxybutyryl-CoA dehydrogenase, whose product is MSIEQIAVIGAGTMGNGIAQVCAVAGFQVLVIDVSDAALERGVATLSKNLERQVNKGTLAADQAEAAKTRIRTSTDYAALSSAQLVIEAATENLELKLRILKQVAANVGADCLIATNTSSLSVTQLAASIEHPERFIGVHFFNPVPMMALVEIIRGLQTSDSTYAQALLVTEKLGKTPITAGNRPGFVVNRILVPMINEAIFVRQEGLASAEDIDTGMRLGCNQPIGPLALADLIGLDTLLAIMEAFHEGFNDSKYRPAPLLKEMVAAGYLGRKSGRGFFTY
- a CDS encoding TetR/AcrR family transcriptional regulator yields the protein MPVNAALRCANFDERRDKAMALFAEKGFGQVSMRELAAHVGLTAGSLYHHFPSKQDLLYDLIEELYEELQATLDQGRRALARGKPVLASLVAAHWQLHAERPLQFRLAERDLCCLSEGQQARLLVARKRYEAGLLHLIAPKASLAGERLAATAHVLATLLNQLPGWLHGRGLPADQSLALMESVLLGGIERTLR
- a CDS encoding bile acid:sodium symporter family protein, with protein sequence MKYLRMLFDNFTLALLGVVLIASVLPCSGEGAVMFGWLTNLAIGLLFFLHGAKLSREAIIAGASHWRLHLLVFSCTFVMFPLLGLAFKPLFVPLVGNELYLGVLYLCALPATVQSAIAFTSLARGNIPAAICSAAASSLLGIFLTPLLVMLLLGADGDTGSGLDAVLKITLQLLVPFVAGQIARRWIGDWVKRNARWLKLVDQGSILLVVYTAFSEAVVTGLWHTVSAQHLAGLFAVCGILLAVVLVGTRLLGRVLGFNVEDQITILFAGSKKSLATGVPMAQVLFVGSGIGAMILPLMLFHQIQLMVCAVLAQRYASREEPAEEVSAAS